GACTTGCTCTGCATCGAGGACGGGAGTTTTTTGTGATACCAGGCGGTCGTCGCGTAGCTCGGCAGGATCAGGACGAGCGGCAGGTCGTTGTTATCGGCAAAGCGGATCGTCTGAAAATTCAGCACGGTCGAGACGAGCAAGATTCCGTTGAGGGCAATTCCTTTATCAAACAGGTAATTCGAAAGGCCCGCCGCACGGGTCGTGCCGTAGCTTTCGCCGACGACGTAGAGCGGCGACATCCAGCGTTCGTTGCGGCCGAGATACATTCTGATAAATTCACCGACCGAATCAATATCGCCATTCACGCCGAAATACTTTGCCGCCAGATCAGGCCGTGCCGCCCGGGAATAACCCGTGCCGACCGGGTCGATAAAAACCAGATCGGTTTCGGTCAGCCATGTTTGCTGATTATCTTCCATCTCGTATGGAGCGGGCGGCAGCATTCCGTCGTCCATCATTTTGATCCGTCGTGGTCCGAGTGCCCCCAGATGCAGCCACACCGAAGCCGAGCCCGGGCCGCCGTTGAATGAGAACATCAGTGGCCGTCCGGCCGGAGCGTTGTCGAGCGTGTACGCCATATAAAAAATGCGTGCTTCGATCTCGGCGGTTTGCGCGTTCTTGAGCGGCATATAGCCGGTCGTGACGGTGTAGTCGAGCTTTCGTGTGCCGACTGTGATGGAATGTTTGGTTACCACCGGCGGCTCGTCGCGTATTGGAGCCGGCGTTGCCTGAGTCTGAGTTGTCGGTGTGGCTTGGGTCTGCTGAGTTTGCTGATTACCGGCACCGCCGCCCTGGCGATTTGGCGGCTGAGCGAATACAAGAGCGGACGAAACGATAAACAAACACAAAAGTAACGATGCTTTCATAGTTTTTTGGCGAATTGTATTGAAATTGGAATTGCGAGAAAAGGGTAACACAAAGATGTAAATACTACCCAACGGCGTTCAGGTTCATCACAAAAAGCTTTGTTAGCGGTCTTTGCGTCTTCCTTTGCGGCTTCGCGGGAAACACCATGCCAGATCCCGCAAAGCCGCAAAGCGAAGACGCAAAGCGGCAAAGTGGGAATTGAATGGGCGGCATTGAAACGTTATCGCGACGGGGTTATCATTTCTACACTTTCAATCAACAAAATTATGAGATCACACGTGAGAAAAAGAACCTCGTTCGCAGCTCTTCTGCTGCTTAGTTTTGCGTTTTCGCTTGTCGCCCAGGAATTGCCGAGAGCAAAGCCTGAGGATGTCGGGATTTCGTCCGAGCGGTTGACGCGGTTGACGCAGACGCTTGATCAATATGTGAAGGATGAGCGGCTGGCGGGCGGTGTGGCGATGGTTTTGCGGCGCGGGAAGGTGGCGTATGCTCACACTTTCGGCCAGCGAGATCGCGAGGCTAAAGCGGCGATGAAGGAAGACACGATCTTTCGCATTGCATCGCAGAGCAAGGCCCTGACGAGCGTCGGGATCATGATCCTGCAGGAAGAAGGGAAGCTGCTGATCAACGATAACCTCGGCAAATACATGCCGGAATTTGCGAACACGACAGTTGCGGTACCCAAAGAAGGCGGCGGATATGACATCGTCAAAGCCAAGCGGGCGATCACGATCCGCGATCTGCTGACGCATACGTCGGGCGTGAGCTACGGCGGCGGCCCGGCGAAGGATAAATGGGAAGCGGCGAAGATCACGGGCTGGTATTTCGCCGACCGCGATGAGCCGGTCGGTGCGACGGTTTCGCGAATGGCGGCTCTGCCGATGGACGCGCAGCCGGGCGAGAAATTTGTGTACGGCTATTCTACCGACATTCTCGGAGCTCTCATCGAAAAGGTCAGCGGCCAGCCGCTCGATCAGTTCCTGAAGAGCCGCATCATCGATCCGCTCAATATGAAGGACACTTCCTTTTACCTGCCGCCGGCAAAAGCTGACCGTCTGTCGGTCGTCTATTCGCTGGGGAACGGAACCCTCCAGCGTGCTCCGGATCCTGGGGCCGGGGTCGGGCAAGGTGCTTATCTGAACGGCCCGCGAAAGAGTTTTTCGGGTGGTGCGGGCTTGCTCTCGACGGCGAACGATTACGCCCGCTTCCTGCAAATGCTCGCCAATGGCGGAACCCTCGACGGCAAACGCATCCTCAGCCGCAAATCGGTCGATCTGATGACGGTCGATCATCTCCGCGGCATTCCGTATAATCCGGGACAGGGATTCGGGCTCGGCTTCTCGATAGTAAAAGACGTCGGAGCCTACGGCCAGCCCTCATCCGAAGGCGAATTCGGCTGGGGCGGAGCGTATCATTCGAACTATTGGGTCGATCCGAAGGAGAAAATGGTCGTGGTCTATTTCACGCAGCTAATTCCGGCGCCGGGAATCGACGATCACGCGAAACTGCGGGCGTTGATATATCAGGCGATCGTGGATTGAACGCTCAAATGATTGCGGAAGCCCGCACGAAGTAAGGGCTCCTTTGGCTGCTGATCAACTCGGTACTCCAAAGAGCCCTTACTACGTGCGGGCTTCTGCATATTCTCGCTACGCTTTCACCGCTTCCACAATACTCACCGGCGAAGGCGTCGGGATGATCTGCGTTAGCTTGAAACCGGAATTTGTAAGCAGTGTTTCGAATTCTCCCGCCGTTCGCTCAATTCCGCCGGGTGAGATGAGCATTTCGAGGTCGAGGAACTTCGACGGGTGCGGTACGTTGCCCTCGGGGACAACGGCGTCGATGATGAGGACCTTGGCGTGGTCAGGCATCGAGGTGCGGATGTTGCCGAGGATGGTTTGATTGGTGTCGTCGTACCAGTCGTGGATGATGTGTTTGAGCATGTAGATGTCGGCGACGACGGGAATTTCCGAGCGGAAATCGCCTGGGACGAACGAAACGCGGTCGCTGACGCCGTGCGACTCCATCATTTTCGGTGCCCCTTCCAAAACATGCGGCAATTCGAACAAAACGCCGTTCATCGCCGGATTTGCCTTCACAACAGCTGCCAAAAGGTGCCCGTAACCGCCGGCGATGTCCGCAACCGTCCCGGCACCCGAAAAGTCATACGCACCCAAAACCGCCGGTATCGTTACGTGCGAAAAGCCGGTCATCGCCCGGTTGAACGTATCGCCGAGCTCGGTATTTGTGTTGAACAGATACGAAAACACGGGCTCGCCGTGAATGGTTTCCCACGATGTTTTGCCGGTTTGGACGCTGTCGATCATCTTGGCGTAAACCTTCCAATGCTCTTCCTCGCCCATCCACAGTATCAGGTCACGCATGCTGGTCGGGATATCGGAACGCGTCAGCTCCGAGATCGGCGTATTCACAAAATGCTTGTTCTCCGTCTCCGAAAAAACGCCAACGCTCGCGAGCGTTCTCAAAACCCGATACAGCGACGGAGCGTGCGTGCCTGACTTCTCAGCCAAATATTCAACGCTCTGCGGCCCGTCCGCCAGAAGGTCGGCGATTCCGAG
This sequence is a window from Acidobacteriota bacterium. Protein-coding genes within it:
- a CDS encoding beta-lactamase family protein — translated: MRSHVRKRTSFAALLLLSFAFSLVAQELPRAKPEDVGISSERLTRLTQTLDQYVKDERLAGGVAMVLRRGKVAYAHTFGQRDREAKAAMKEDTIFRIASQSKALTSVGIMILQEEGKLLINDNLGKYMPEFANTTVAVPKEGGGYDIVKAKRAITIRDLLTHTSGVSYGGGPAKDKWEAAKITGWYFADRDEPVGATVSRMAALPMDAQPGEKFVYGYSTDILGALIEKVSGQPLDQFLKSRIIDPLNMKDTSFYLPPAKADRLSVVYSLGNGTLQRAPDPGAGVGQGAYLNGPRKSFSGGAGLLSTANDYARFLQMLANGGTLDGKRILSRKSVDLMTVDHLRGIPYNPGQGFGLGFSIVKDVGAYGQPSSEGEFGWGGAYHSNYWVDPKEKMVVVYFTQLIPAPGIDDHAKLRALIYQAIVD
- a CDS encoding methyltransferase, producing the protein MTAPAEQQMPPEAILMQITMGVFVTQANFVTTKLGIADLLADGPQSVEYLAEKSGTHAPSLYRVLRTLASVGVFSETENKHFVNTPISELTRSDIPTSMRDLILWMGEEEHWKVYAKMIDSVQTGKTSWETIHGEPVFSYLFNTNTELGDTFNRAMTGFSHVTIPAVLGAYDFSGAGTVADIAGGYGHLLAAVVKANPAMNGVLFELPHVLEGAPKMMESHGVSDRVSFVPGDFRSEIPVVADIYMLKHIIHDWYDDTNQTILGNIRTSMPDHAKVLIIDAVVPEGNVPHPSKFLDLEMLISPGGIERTAGEFETLLTNSGFKLTQIIPTPSPVSIVEAVKA
- a CDS encoding peptidase S10, with protein sequence MKASLLLCLFIVSSALVFAQPPNRQGGGAGNQQTQQTQATPTTQTQATPAPIRDEPPVVTKHSITVGTRKLDYTVTTGYMPLKNAQTAEIEARIFYMAYTLDNAPAGRPLMFSFNGGPGSASVWLHLGALGPRRIKMMDDGMLPPAPYEMEDNQQTWLTETDLVFIDPVGTGYSRAARPDLAAKYFGVNGDIDSVGEFIRMYLGRNERWMSPLYVVGESYGTTRAAGLSNYLFDKGIALNGILLVSTVLNFQTIRFADNNDLPLVLILPSYATTAWYHKKLPSSMQSKSVEQVAQEARQFAANEFMPALLRIDSLTDKERDALATKFSSLTGLSKEFVVQNNFRVELGEFNKELLRSERRTTGRLDSRFKGIDRDAAGEGPDSDPSMNAIRPPYTAAFNQYVRSELGYKTDTEYYILGGGITAPWNYNVTNQYADTSMPMKDAMAKNPYMKIFVGAGYYDMATPFYAAEYTISALNLDPSLKKNISWSYYESGHMMYIEKKSLKKLKDDAAAFIVSSTKK